In one Bos mutus isolate GX-2022 chromosome 19, NWIPB_WYAK_1.1, whole genome shotgun sequence genomic region, the following are encoded:
- the GPR179 gene encoding LOW QUALITY PROTEIN: probable G-protein coupled receptor 179 (The sequence of the model RefSeq protein was modified relative to this genomic sequence to represent the inferred CDS: inserted 2 bases in 1 codon) — protein MDTRAVAMPSPAAGLLGCCFLFGWALGVPRTLRSLPALSSKVKPGSVPIWVPPEGAEAALAFLYSGDAQHLSGANCSERYEAPGAGARPGLPPVLWRAAGAVTQAANFLNMLLQANDIRESSVEEDVEWYQALVRSVAEGDPRAYRALLTFNPPPGASHLQLALQATRVGEETILQDLSGNRVQEESSTGALHPTDLQKRVLTNDLGSLGSPKWPQGDGYVGDVQHVRLSPPFLECQEGRLRPGWLITLSATFYGLKPDLSPEVRGQVQMDVDLQSVDINQCASGPGWYSNTHLCDLNSTQCVPRESRGFVLGHYLCRCRPGFYGASNSLGSEEGAAQPPGQFGSPQGSPGRLLRCQPCAEGCASCLDATPCLVEEAPRLRAAVLACQTCCMLVVFLSMLVSYRCRQSKRIRASGVVLLEAILFGSLLLYFPVFILYFKPSVFRCIALRWVRLLGFAIVYGTIILKLYRVLQLFLSRTAQRGPHLSSGRLLRRLGLLLLLVLGFLAVWTAGVLEPGIQHTPLVTRGHTHTGRHFYLCHHDRWDYIMVVAEMLLLCWGSFLCYATRAVPSAFHEPRYMGIALHNELLLSAAFHAARFVLVPSLHPDWTLLLFFFHTHSTVTATLALIFIPKFRKPGAPPREEILDEVYEDELDLQRSGSYLNSSITSAWSERSLDPGDIRDELKKLYAQLEVHKTKEMAANNPHLPKKRASWRQGLGRSFMRYLAEFPEALARQHSRDSGSAGRGSLPGSSRRRLLSASLREPAAPPGLRKCRSTCEQDCDPHRDHSPPLVDSLLRRKLARKGPRSDSRESGESAAGPPALGFRSASAHNLTVCERLPRARPASLHKSLSVVAGAREKALLVASQAYLEETYRQAKEREERRKAEAALASPARRPSARRLERVRAAPVSAPPSPAKSRSVDSSHVSGQLHEEAARRLPHVPIRHQISTPIMATSGAGLGSXGMLSPTSTLAPALMPAPAPALAPIPVPPQSPNLLTYICPWENAELPVKKENVAQEGPSGPEQGNPSHAPARARLWRALSVAVEKRGPGENGMDTEDGRLQGETEEDENRPKVFSKSHSLKTPVQQGSMRSLGLAIKALTRSRSTHREKESGEGSPKKEEKGRASGEGVGACPRSPRPGRPKGVSKQAALGPCDDEESLQNQQNAHTSRMLQVCHRDSSREQEDRGRRTSQCLGEGKVERAGKTGPATLKQLRQGTAGDKNAKQAKEAPVGWQELPKAGLQPLGSADPRVTEVCPWEVTESELCQPDGSNKAEICPWEVGGIPEEEALRQYLDASQGEKEKASEKSEPKDVVVVARKKPERLVRGQEAVCPWESADPGGVSPGSASQDSDRTRGRSEAVGSVEPREMETHRWEAPGPGACTSDITTAELCPWEASEGETGKPSQEGVKKLPQEKQKTPEKTIFWKEQKLGEGLESLCQWERTDFRGPSVVSTQAPGTPGCSGSLGSSITEVCPWEAGDTPAIGKAEICPWELGDEIVGKEMLSQGPGGESPQEKWDTSRTGSFGEMRGWTGKAVQKLSQQQESVCPWESTAAGHSGPHLDNSSSKADGQLLSNKGSRAAQVCPPDLRSEGKGATPAKAEVCPWEVNERTTEDWTSGQVPKGRESQKDKEKMLEISGIKASPSWAKPEEQMPTQEAVCPWESVDPVSFTPQPGLQDTGGPKASFQMSGSVESKTAEICPWDAEETLPAEKAEVCPWEVSAGARERRALGMEAIRQFSSKTRKPSADSGPSERAVGTPERQAQEREQACPWESMDPGGSSWHSDTLGTAKPKPGVQELDRVGCRPVEVCPWEAEGAPTSEKVKVCPWEVDEGAPGKELEQEMRTDSVGQREKMLEKGRLTSLGEDRSKWKTQLSQEQEAVCPWEKDLRAPTAQAPEVSDVSSRGVEEPSLEISDEAAEKGGLTQDPKMDSSPEHVAPEKAEVTAKDGEKVSSELQSVHLQESTAPRDSSSHPHSQCPDQPKACSQTLPSTGDRLAEVCLWDASATDAPKPDGGAKAETCPWEVTERTPEEGASRQDGDEETQEEKGKAPEKPEHKAVALQEKPERADGKQEPAPQASDSSKESPKAAGSVGASVAEVCPQEAQEAPPDKKTEICLWEVSQETAEKGGCEQEVDRESQGQREMFLQKAESGGTEEHSSEEVKVSGETEAICPWEGTRSEGLSPQPDAPATDQPKDSPHGVSSMGSRVAELCQWEVTDPEGNKITGTMADIDTCLWEGTGAPSEESGLLALTATQKQMLCPTAPENPPCLLVQRPLGSFFPDSKSPRPKVNKPASTFTLEGVRELQVPSEPGPRTSLGPEPTLQEAMTQKSSSLTEDQEVASETQLEELTPPTVYPWDWE, from the exons ATGGACACCAGGGCAGTGGCCATGCCTTCTCCGGCGGCAGGGCTGCTAGGCTGCTGTTTCCTCTTTGGCTGGGCTCTGGGGGTTCCAAGGACCCTCCGCTCTCTGCCCGCACTGTCCTCCAAAGTCAAGCCAGGGTCTGTACCCATTTGGGTGCCCCCAGAGGGGGCTGAGGCAGCCCTGGCTTTTCTCTACTCCGGAGATGCTCAACACCTGTCTGGGGCTAACTGCAGTGAGCGCTATGAAGCCCCCGGGGCAGGAGCCAGACCAGGGCTccccccagtcctgtggagaGCAGCAGGTGCTGTGACCCAGGCCGCCAATTTCCTCAACATGCTGCTGCAAGCCAACGACATCCGGGAGTCCAGTGTGGAGGAGGACGTGGAATGGTACCAGGCACTAGTCCGCAGTGTGGCCGAGGGGGACCCAAGGGCATACCGGGCTTTGCTGACTTTTAACCCTCCACCGGGGGCCAGCCACCTGCAGCTGGCCCTGCAGGCCACCCGGGTTGGGGAGGAGACCATCCTTCAGGACTTGTCCGGGAACAGGGTGCAGGAGGAGAGCTCAACTGGAGCCCTGCACCCCACTGACCTGCAAAAGCGGGTGCTGACCAATGACCTAGGGAGCCTTGGCAGCCCCAAGTGGCCACAGGGGGATGGATATGTCGGGGACGTGCAGCACGTGAGACTGTCTCCTCCCTTCCTGGAATGCCAGGAGGGTCGACTGCGTCCTGGCTGGCTTATCACACTCTCAGCCACCTTCTATGGACTCAAGCCAGACCTCAGTCCGGAGGTCAG GGGGCAGGTGCAGATGGACGTAGACCTTCAGAGCGTGGACATCAATCAGTGTGCCAGTGGCCCAGGCTGGTACTCTAACACACACCTGTGTGATCTCAACAGCACCCAG TGCGTCCCCCGGGAGAGTCGGGGCTTTGTCCTTGGCCACTACCTGTGCCGCTGCCGACCTGGCTTCTACGGGGCAAGCAACTCCTTGG GCTCAGAGGAGGGTGCTGCCCAGCCTCCTGGGCAATTTGGGTCCCCTCAAGGCAGCCCCGGGAGGCTGCTGCGCTGCCAACCATGTGCCGAGGGCTGTGCCAGCTGCCTGGATGCCACGCCGTGCCTGGTGGAGGAAGCCCCCAGGCTGAGGGCAGCGGTGCTGGCCTGTCAGACGTGCTGCATGCTGGTTGTCTTCCTGAGCATGCTGGTCTCCTATCGCTGCCGCCAGAGCAAG AGGATCCGAGCATCTGGAGTGGTACTGCTGGAAGCCATCCTTTTCGGATCCCTGCTGCTCTACTTCCCT gtcTTCATCCTGTACTTCAAGCCCAGTGTCTTTCGCTGCATCGCCCTCCGCTGGGTCCGGCTGCTGGGCTTTGCCATTGTCTACGGCACCATTATACTCAAGCTTTATAG AGTGCTCCAGCTCTTTCTGTCTCGAACGGCCCAGCGGGGCCCCCACCTGAGCAGCGGGCGGCTGCTGCGGCGTCTggggctgctcctgctgctggtgCTGGGCTTCCTGGCTGTGTGGACGGCAGGGGTCCTGGAGCCAGGCATTCAGCACACGCCACTGGTAACACGGGGCCACACACACACGGGACGCCACTTCTACCTCTGCCACCACGACCGCTGGGACTACATCATGGTGGTGG CTGAGATGCTGCTCCTGTGCTGGGGCAGCTTCCTCTGCTACGCCACCCGGGCTGTCCCCTCAGCCTTCCACGAGCCACGATACATGGGCATCGCCCTGCACAACGAGCTGCTGCTTTCTGCCGCCTTCCACGCAGCCAG GTTTGTGCTGGTTCCCTCCTTGCACCCGGACTGGAcgctcctcctcttcttctttcaCACTCACAGCACAGTCACCGCCACGCTGGCTCTGATCTTCATCCCTAAG TTCCGGAAGCCGGGGGCTCCTCCCCGAGAGGAGATCTTGGATGAGGTGTACGAAGACGAGCTGGACCTGCAGCGCTCAGGCTCCTACCTCAACAGCAGCATCACTTCAGCCTGGAGCGAGCGCAGCCTGGACCCTGGAGACATTCGG GACGAGCTGAAAAAGCTCTACGCCCAGCTCGAGGTTCATAAGACCAAGGAAATGGCTGCGAACAACCCCCACCTGCCCAAGAAGCGGGCCAGCTGGCGCCAGGGCCTGGGCCGCTCCTTCATGAGGTACCTGGCCGAGTTCCCCGAGGCGCTGGCCCGCCAGCACTCCCGGGACTCGGGCTCCGCGGGCCGCGgcagcctgcccggctcctcccGCCGCCGGCTGCTCAGCGCCAGCCTCCGGGAGCCCGCCGCGCCGCCCGGCCTGCGTAAGTGCCGCAGCACCTGCGAGCAGGACTGTGACCCCCACCGGGACCACAGCCCGCCTCTGGTCGACTCGCTGCTGCGGAGGAAGCTGGCCCGCAAGGGGCCGCGATCCGACAGCCGCGAGTCCGGCGAGTCGGCGGCCGGGCCCCCCGCGCTGGGCTTCAGGTCGGCCAGCGCCCACAACCTGACGGTGTGCGAGCGGTTGCCCCGCGCCCGGCCCGCCTCGCTGCACAAGTCGCTGAGCGTCGTGGCCGGCGCCAGGGAAAAGGCCCTGCTCGTGGCCAGCCAGGCCTACCTGGAGGAGACCTACCGGCAGGCAAAGGAgcgggaggagagaaggaaggcagAGGCCGCCTTGGCCAGCCCGGCGCGGAGGCCCTCGGCCCGGAGGCTGGAGCGAGTTCGAGCAGCCCCCGTGTCGGCCCCACCTTCCCCGGCCAAGAGCCGCAGCGTGGACAGCTCCCACGTCTCCGGACAGTTGCACGAGGAGGCAGCCAGAAGGCTGCCGCACGTGCCCATCCGGCACCAGATCTCCACACCCATCATGGCCACGTCCGGGGCGGGCCTGGGGAG CGGGATGCTGTCTCCCACCTCCACTTTGGCCCCAGCTCTGATGCCagctcctgcccctgccctggcACCCATCCCAGTACCCCCACAAAGCCCCAACCTACTTACCTACATCTGCCCGTGGGAGAATGCAGAACTGCcggtgaagaaagaaaatgtggctCAGGAAGGCCCCTCGGGGCCAGAGCAAGGCAACCCATCTCATGCCCCAGCTCGGGCCCGTCTCTGGAGGGCCCTCTCTGTGGCAGTAGAGAAGAGGGGGCCTGGGGAGAATGGGATGGACACAGAGGATGGGCGTCTCCAGGGGGAAACTGAGGAGGATGAGAACAGGCCCAAGGTCTTCTCTAAATCCCACAGCCTCAAGACCCCTGTCCAGCAGGGTTCCATGCGCAGTCTGGGCCTGGCTATCAAAGCTCTGACCCGTTCTCggagcacacacagagagaaggagagtggggaagggagtcctaagaaggaggagaagggccgagcttctggagagggtgtgggggcaTGCCCCAGATCTCCCAGGCCAGGCCGGCCCAAGGGGGTGAGTAAGCAGGCGGCACTTGGCCCCTGTGATGATGAAGAGTCCCTCCAGAACCAACAGAACGCTCACACCAGCAGGATGCTCCAAGTCTGTCACCGGGACAGCAGCAGGGAACAAGAAGACAGAGGCAGGAGGACTTCCCAGTGTCTAGGGGAGGGGAAGGTTGAGAGAGCAGGTAAAACAGGCCCTGCCACACTGAAGCAACTCAGGCAGGGCACAGCTGGGGACAAAAATGCTAAGCAAGCAAAAGAAGCTCCTGTGGGGTGGCAGGAACTACCCAAAGCTGGCCTCCAGCCCCTGGGCAGTGCTGACCCCAGGGTGACAGAAGTGTGCCCCTGGGAAGTCACTGAGTCAGAACTGTGTCAGCCTGATGGTAGCAACAAAGCTGAAATCTGCCCCTGGGAGGTGGGTGGAATCCCTGAGGAGGAGGCCCTACGGCAATATCTAGATGCCTCCCAAGGCGAGAAGGAGAAAGCCTCAGAAAAATCTGAGCCCAAAGATGTGGTTGTTGTGGCTCGGAAAAAGCCAGAGAGGTTGGTCAGGGGTCAGGAGGCAGTTTGTCCTTGGGAAAGTGCTGATCCTGGGGGTGTGTCTCCTGGGTCAGCCTCTCAGGACTCGGACAGAACCAGGGGCCGGTCTGAGGCAGTGGGCAGTGTGGAGCCTAGAGAGATGGAGACGCATCGGTGGGAAGCCCCTGGCCCAGGAGCTTGTACATCTGACATCACCACAGCAGAGCTGTGTCCCTGGGAGGCAAGTGAAGGAGAGACAGGGAAACCATCCCAGGAGGGAGTAAAGAAACTCCCCCAGGAAAAGCAGAAAACCCCCGAGAAAACAATCTTCTGGAAAGAACAGAAACTGGGTGAAGGCTTGGAGTCTCTTTGTCAGTGGGAAAGGACAGATTTCCGGGGCCCCTCAGTGGTTTCTACTCAGGCCCCAGGAACCCCCGGTTGCTCAGGGAGTTTGGGCAGTAGCATCACTGAAGTCTGTCCATGGGAGGCAGGAGACACTCCTGCCATTGGGAAGGCAGAGATCTGTCCCTGGGAGCTGGGTGATGAGATAGTAGGGAAGGAAATGCTGAGTCAGGGGCCAGGTGGCGAATCTCCCCAGGAAAAGTGGGACACCTCCAGAACAGGGAGCTTTGGAGAGATGAGGGGATGGACTGGGAAAGCAGTGCAGAAACTTAGCCAACAGCAGGAGTCAGTGTGTCCGTGGGAAAGCACAGCTGCTGGGCACTCTGGCCCACATCTAGACAATTCCTCATCCAAAGCTGATGGCCAACTCCTCAGCAATAAAGGAAGTAGAGCAGCGCAGGTCTGCCCACCAGATCTCAGGTCAGAGGGAAAGGGAGCaacacctgccaaggcagaagtcTGTCCCTGGGAGGTGAATGAGAGAACGACAGAGGACTGGACATCAGGGCAGGTACCAAAAGGAAGAGAATCTCAAAAGGACAAggagaagatgcttgaaataTCAGGCATCAAAGCTAGCCCAAGTTGGGCAAAGCCTGAGGAACAGATGCCAACGCAGGAAGCAGTCTGTCCCTGGGAGAGTGTGGACCCTGTCAGCTTCACCCCACAACCTGGTCTTCAAGACACAGGTGGACCCAAAGCCAGTTTCCAGATGTCTGGCAGTGTGGAAAGCAAAACTGCTGAGATTTGTCCCTGGGACGCGGAGGAAACCCTGCCTGCTGAGAAGGCTGAGGTCTGTCCCTGGGAGGTGAGTGCTGGAGCTAGGGAGAGAAGGGCTTTGGGAATGGAGGCCATTAGGCAATTTTCAAGCAAAACGAGGAAGCCTTCTGCAGATTCTGGACCTAGCGAGAGAGCTGTTGGTACTCCAGAGAGGCAGGCCCAGGAGCGGGAACAGGCTTGCCCCTGGGAGAGCATGGATCCAGGGGGCTCCTCTTGGCATTCAGACACTCTGGGCACTGCCAAGCCAAAACCTGGGGTCCAGGAGCTGGACCGTGTGGGGTGCAGACCAGTGGAGGTATGTCCCTGGGAAGCGGAGGGAGCACCTACTAGTGAAAAAGTCAAGGTCTGTCCCTGGGAGGTGGATGAAGGAGCCCCTGGGAAGGAATTAGAACAAGAgatgagaactgactcagtggggcagagggagaaaaTGCTAGAAAAGGGGAGACTCACCTCCCTGGGAGAAGACAGATCGAAATGGAAAACACAACTGAGTCAAGAGCAGGAAGCTGTGTGTCCCTGGGAGAAGGACTTGAGGGCACCCACTGCTCAGGCCCCTGAGGTCTCAGACGTGTCCAGCAGAGGGGTAGAGGAGCCCTCCCTGGAAATAAGTGATGAGGCAGCAGAGAAAGGGGGCCTGACGCAAGACCCAAAGATGGACTCCTCCCCAGAACACGTAGCCCCAGAAAAAGCAGAAGTCACTGctaaagatggggaaaaagtgagcAGTGAACTACAATCTGTCCATCTCCAGGAGAGCACAGCCCCCAGGGACTCCTCCTCCCACCCACATAGTCAGTGCCCTGACCAACCTAAAGCCTGCTCTCAGACACTGCCCAGCACTGGGGACAGGCTCGCTGAGGTCTGCCTGTGGGACGCTTCCGCCACAGACGCTCCCAAACCTGACGGCGGTGCCAAAGCTGAGACCTGTCCCTGGGAAGTGACTGAAAGAACCCCTGAGGAAGGGGCGTCAAGACAGGATGGAGATGAGGAaactcaagaggagaaggggaaagcccCAGAAAAACCAGAGCACAAAGCTGTGGCCCTTCAGGAAAAGCCTGAGAGGGCAGATGGAAAGCAGGAACCAGCCCCACAAGCTTCCGACAGTAGCAAAGAAAGTCCCAAGGCAGCAGGCAGTGTGGGGGCCAGCGTAGCAGAAGTATGTCCACAGGAAGCGCAAGAAGCTCCCCctgataagaaaacagaaatctgcCTTTGGGAGGTGAGCCAAGAAACAGCAGAGAAAGGGGGATGTGAACAAGAGGTAGACAGAGAATCTCAAGGGCAAAGAGAAATGTTCCTGCAAAAGGCAGAATCTGGAGGGACTGAAGAACACTCTTCAGAAGAAGTAAAAGTCAGCGGAGAGACGGAGGCAATCTGCCCTTGGGAAGGTACAAGGTCAGAAGGGCTCTCTCCTCAGCCAGATGCTCCAGCCACGGACCAACCCAAAGACAGTCCCCATGGAGTAAGCAGTATGGGGAGCCGGGTGGCAGAGCTGTGTCAATGGGAAGTCACAGATCCcgaaggaaataaaataacaggCACCATGGCAGACATCGACACATGTCTCTGGGAGGGAACTGGAGCCCCATCTGAGGAATCTGGTCTCCTGGCTTTAACAGCAACTCAGAAGCAAATGCTCTGCCCCACAGCCCCTGAGAACCCACCATGCCTTTTAGTCCAGAGACCTTTGGGTAGCTTCTTTCCAGACAGCAAAAGCCCCCGCCCCAAAGTGAACAAGCCAGCCAGCACCTTTACTCTGGAGGGTGTCAGAGAACTCCAAGTCCCTTCAGAACCTGGGCCGAGGACCAGCTTGGGCCCAGAGCCAACCCTCCAAGAAGCTATGACTCAGAAGTCTTCTTCCTTAACTGAAGACCAAGAAGTAGCTTCTGAAACTCAACTTGAAGAACTCACCCCTCCAACTGTCTATCCTTGGGACTGGGAGTAA